The genomic stretch TTTCAAAACAAAGTTGAATAAAATAGCACAAAGAAGAAATGCAGCATTTTGTTCATCTGGAGCGATATGTATTTTAAGTTGTCTTGTTGCTCTGTATCTTATTTATTGGGAATCCAAAATGCTGCCACACAGCAGACTGAAAActagataataataatttatcttctttcaatggaatcatatcgtgatgaaatcatatctCGAGATATATTGATACCCAATTATGTTgtctaaattgataaataacaagcacatactaactcaaaaaatctgaattgaTAAGAATTCTGCTCATGGAGGAATACCCCAGTGTAGTTAAATCAGACTATTGTCTTATTCTGAttactacagtatgtattgtgttcatgcatgtaaacatagtttGTATAGCAAGAAAGCTAGAAATATGTATTctgttttttctctataatttgaCTTGAAACTGttctgttcattttgcactaaagttcttagttaaatgagaaaatacaccatactttttaagtatttaattcacacaggagtatacacaattaggctttaccatgtggttatttgatATGGaccatgtatttatatattgaattaccagaaaacacgCTATATCGTGATATCGTTATTGAGATAGAAGATTTCGCCCAGCCCTATTAATAACCTGATGGCATGATAtagagacatttttttctgaacaaaaaatgtctgagaTAGATTATCGCTTTTTAAAAAAGATTGCATGTTAATGCCTTTCATATTTTCACGTTGGCTGATCATTACGGTTATTCAGTTTTTGTTACTATAACTCAAtgaatgatgtatttttgtttgtgtcagTATCTCGGTGCCTGAGCTTCTGTCCCATGCTGAGCTCGACCCAGACGCAGAGGATACCTTCACAGAAGCAGAGGCTGAggtaaatgttttctttttgtattaaTCCTAATATAAAAAACTGATGTTAAAGTGTTATCattagggctgtaccgaattttttttttttacattgaaaGCTTCCTCTGAGTTttttgaatgaagcttcaaatatctgtcatcatattttctgacgtcatcaccctaaagaaaaaagaaaagaaaacccttgaacaaaatcctcaatttgaataaagtgattcatcgGATTAAATAaatgtgccttttttttaaattaaatcaagTTTCTTCTATGAATATAACTAGTCAACgtaaatacagtacatgtaggACTGAGGACGGAGCGCCGCggtgtttgctgtgtgtgtgtgtgtgtttgagagagagtgacagagagggtAGGAGAAAGTCGAAGGTGGACTATTAcacgcaatgtttctgtaagttatttaTAACAGTCGGAATGCTACTTTGCAAACTGCCCGCCCAAACCAGTGATATTTtctattaaaggggaacaccacctaaattaagaattccaatatgttatttccatggtttaggaaagttcaatcaatatttgtgaacatgagctcctctctctcaaagccaaaaaccagagaagtaagtctcaaacttctGATGTTATAGGgttcaacgttatgaatgaagctttgaactattcggtacagcccttGTTATCATTAAATGtaagcattttaaaaaatgtaacgCAACTTAAGGAGGTGAACAAATGTCAATATGAATATTGTCTTTGGTTTGCTTAGGGACTGTTGGGAGGAGTGGACAAAGTGGACACCGCAGCATTTGAGTCTGTTTGGAATAACatcaaagaaaaatacaaatcagAGGTGAGAAGCTGATGATTATTAGCTGATGATTAATATTATTCTTGTAACGCTCCACGTGTGTGAAAGCCTCGGCTCCTCTAAATGTGCGACTTTCTTGGCATCAGGCCAATGCAGACATCCCAGCGCCAGTGGAGACGCCGCCGGAGGAGATCAGGGAGCCAGTCCCCGACAATGACTCTGAGCAGTACCCTGAAGACGACATcccagaggaagaagaggaggaggatgaagaggaggaagatgaagaccAAGATGACGGAGAATATAAGGTAAGCCCACTGAGTTCCTACATCAAACTTGTGCTGGATGAGTTTATTTCGGTGAGTCACTTTTATCGGTGTTTGATATGCAGAGCCCTCCTACGAAGCAGACCCAAGAAAAGAAGGATGACGATGGTGAGGGGACGATGCCACCCTACGACCAAGAAACGCAGAACCTCATTGatggtaagtgtgtgtgtatgaaagtgAGTGACTCAGCCGGCCCTCGGTTATGAGTAAGTGAGTCATGCTGTGAAAtactaaaagaaagaaagcacaGATGTGACTGCATACCTATTAGTTTCAATTTTTAATGTGCTAAACTCATCAGTCATCATCAGCAACACATAAGTTGTTTATCAGCAGAACAATGTGATTTATTGAGCAGATGTGTTGCTGTTATATGACTGAGGTTTATTGCTTGTCTTTTAGCAAAAGCATCAACAAGAAGACATGATTTGCTCAAACTTTTTGTATATGTGTAAGCACATGTATGTATGGGTTTGGACTGAATTTGCTtcaaaggaatacttcacccataAAATGACAATTTGTATATCAATACTCACCCCATGCTACCTCGAATTCCTGAAGAAATCTTGTTTTCTCACATGCTTCCACGGTGAACgaagatagaaaaaaaaagtcttgatgaattgaagtaagtGGAGGCCacatttaacaacagcaaaacatctgtttacaaactctcacacaactcgtgcagtataatccaactCGCATTTCTCCAGTCGtgtgctcactacttcccaaacacatgcatcttcgctAAAACCTTACTACCTAGCTAAGCCTAACACTTCGAACTAGTCTGGACTTGCgcatagggctgcacaatttatCCAGTATTAATCATGAtcatgattttggcttcccacaattaaatgaagtTGATCGACTgggatattgacgtttaaatgCGTGCTTGCTCATAGAAAACCGCTGcaaatcaaatcaagcgcttcataaaataacagccagccaccaccTTCACTTTTGTTGAGCTCTCTTGCAGCTGCGTGCACAACCTACAGCGGTAGCCTGTGGAAAAACTTCCCTGAATGTTGTGGCTCCAGTCCAGAGTAAAAgagtattatactgtatgttactcGTTTCGCCCGAAAATGCACTTAATTCAtgtgaagaagaaccttattttaaggctgatatatattatttctacattagcaggaatgtagcacaacatggaagtgaaatcAGTGCTCTGTttctttaaatgtgaaagtgcaataaaaatattttgtccctaaaatcaatgaataatcgtgataaataatcatgatctcaaaattgatcaaaactAATCGGGAGTGTCATTTGGGCCATTCGTTCACcatgagagaaaaacagttttcttcaagaatccAAGGTAACACGTGGTGAGTaactgatatacaaatggtcattttgggggTGACGTATTCCTTTTAAGGGTATATTTTAATTCTGTGCATTTGATTCCCAGCTGCTCAGAAAGCCAGGGATGCATTTGATGAGGCTGAGAGAGCTCTCCGGGAAGTTGATGATCAGGTCAAGTAAGTAGCAATACGAAGGAGATTCTCTGCTAATAATGCAATCAGTGTTTGTTACCACAACTGCAGTCTAACTCTCAACAGCTACAGTCAATTATTTTGTTGCACAATCAAGTGTTTTGAAAACAAAGATTACATGTtggattttctttttgtctgcAGGAACCTTGAGAAGGAAATCTCCTTTGACTTTGGACCCAGTGCTGAGTTTGCCTACCTCTATAACCAGTGTTATGAGTTGCCTACTAGCGAGTATGTGCACATATGTCTCgtgtttattaattattatttgttataagTTCCTGCTTCTAAAGGATTAATCTTTTTCTTTCAGATACATCTACAGACTCTGTCCTTTCAGCAGAGTGTCCCAGAAACCAAAGTACGGTGGATCAGAAACTAACCTGGGGTGAGTGAATATCTGTGTTGTTTCTTACTATTTTGTGTTTTGCACGTTTTTAATTCACACTTGACTCATCCAATACTTTCCATCGTTTTCTTTCTGTAGATCATGGGGACATTGGGCGGGTCCTGAGGATAACATCTACGCTGTGATGAAGTATGAACATGGGACAGGATGTTGGCAAGGCCCTAACAGATCCACCACGGTGCGTCTCAGCCAGTCAGCCCCGACTTGATCTTTTTCTACACCCCATTAATGTTTCTCTTTGGACCAAGCACAGacaatatatattctttttgtctttcagatTAAGTTAATATGTGGAAAAGACACAGTTTTGACATCTACCTCAGAGCCCAGTCGCTGCGAGTACATGATGGAGTTTACCAGCCCTGCTGTCTGCCATGAGCCTTCAAGCCTGGATTCAGCGCTTCATGGGCACGAAGAGCTCTAGATCCACTGAATTTGTGAGTAACCTTTCTGTGTTTGTTGCTGTCAGACCTCAAAAACAAATTGAGATAATCTCACACTGTGTAATGTGTgggtcacatactgtacagtaggtGTGCTGCAGGACCACACCTTTTCCCCGGTAGGATCTTAACCTTTCTTGGCCCCATTGGGTCAAAGATTGTGTAGAAGAGTCATGTTTTTGAGCAGAAAATATACTGCACCTACAGTGAACCAAGTTTCTAAATGGTGCTTtactcaaacaaaacaaaaatcaggGACAGTCAGAGCTGCGTAATGTTTCAACATTttggaggaaaggaaaggaagaaaatCCCCAGTGCAGTTACAGCTTCCCTTTAGAAGAAGAGCAGGACGGCAGCAAGAGCAAGGTAACAACAACTTCATTTGAGTTCATTGTAGTTGTTAAGTTGATAGAGGATTAATGATGAGAGTGTATGGGTGAGACAAATGCATACAGCACTATATTGTGCCACATTTCCTTTGGATACATTATTGATAAACTGGCTGAAATAATGTGATGTATATTTACCTTACTGGTGCAGTATTGCATCCATCCGTTACTGCAGACATCTTAACTCTAAAAGGTTTGTGACACGTCAGCCTTTTGCAGTGAATGgctgtttttcatttttcatttccatttagTTAAATGGAAAGCATTTCATAATGCGTTGAGTTAATAGAGTATTtgatttattctttctttttgaaacattatttaacagtttttttttaaggttacAGATACTGCGATAGCTTGCAGTATTTTGCGCATCATAGAAATAGCTTGGTTTGGTGACATTACTGACTGCGTTTACATGCATAAAATATTCaggtttttgcctttatttcgaaaaagacaatattcctactaagctctttacatggctaatgaaaattaatattccactaatgTTCCCCATTACTTTCAGCCATGCATACTCCTATTAACGTGGACTTGTTCGACCATGCAAactcagcctccctctttcattccttcaaccacctttgGCATTGCCATATTTGCACATAtctaaaaactagggctgtcaatcgattaaaacatttaatttcgattaatcgcatgattgttcatagttaatcacaattaatcgcaaattaatcacacattatttatctgttcaaaatgtacctt from Sebastes fasciatus isolate fSebFas1 chromosome 13, fSebFas1.pri, whole genome shotgun sequence encodes the following:
- the prkcsh gene encoding glucosidase 2 subunit beta, encoding MMSCQSLLMLVMLSVLTVGVSAVEVQRPRGVPLSKRQFYEEGKPFTCLDGSRTIPFDRVNDDYCDCQDGSDEPGTAACPNGSFHCTNAGFRPGFIPSSRINDGICDCCDTTDEYNSGAACQNTCREMGRKEKESLQKMAEIAKEGFLLKQQLIQDAKKGLEDKKAKHADVQVSRKDLEKRVEALRTEKETVEMPEREAKERHLKAWEDQKAVIQMEKDKAKMAEVFLELDDDADGLISVPELLSHAELDPDAEDTFTEAEAEGLLGGVDKVDTAAFESVWNNIKEKYKSEANADIPAPVETPPEEIREPVPDNDSEQYPEDDIPEEEEEEDEEEEDEDQDDGEYKSPPTKQTQEKKDDDGEGTMPPYDQETQNLIDAAQKARDAFDEAERALREVDDQVKNLEKEISFDFGPSAEFAYLYNQCYELPTSEYIYRLCPFSRVSQKPKYGGSETNLGSWGHWAGPEDNIYAVMKYEHGTGCWQGPNRSTTIKLICGKDTVLTSTSEPSRCEYMMEFTSPAVCHEPSSLDSALHGHEEL